A region from the Muribaculum gordoncarteri genome encodes:
- the yihA gene encoding ribosome biogenesis GTP-binding protein YihA/YsxC, producing MNITSAKFEISNTDVAKCPAVCRHEYAFIGRSNVGKSSLINMLTGRKSLAMTSSKPGKTTLINHFLINDQWYIVDLPGYGYAQRSKEMQRQIKKIIEDYILERQQMTCLFVLVDSRHDPQKIDLEFMEWLGENSVPFAIVFTKLDKLSSAAAKKQTEKYRNTLLESWESLPPIFYTSSADMRGRNELLDYIEELNQLPLECE from the coding sequence ATGAATATCACCTCGGCCAAATTTGAGATAAGCAACACCGATGTTGCAAAATGCCCGGCAGTATGTCGCCATGAATATGCGTTCATAGGCCGCTCCAATGTGGGCAAATCATCATTGATAAACATGCTCACCGGTCGCAAGTCGCTCGCCATGACTTCATCCAAACCCGGTAAGACGACATTAATCAACCACTTTCTCATAAATGACCAATGGTACATCGTCGACCTTCCCGGTTACGGATATGCACAGCGCAGCAAGGAGATGCAGCGTCAGATAAAGAAGATAATCGAGGATTACATCCTTGAACGACAGCAGATGACCTGCCTCTTCGTACTTGTCGACAGCCGTCACGACCCGCAGAAAATCGACCTCGAATTCATGGAGTGGCTCGGTGAAAATTCGGTGCCTTTTGCCATCGTATTTACGAAGCTCGACAAGCTCAGCTCGGCGGCAGCCAAGAAGCAGACCGAGAAATATCGCAACACATTGCTCGAAAGCTGGGAATCACTGCCACCGATATTCTACACCTCAAGCGCCGACATGCGCGGACGCAACGAGCTGCTCGACTACATCGAGGAACTCAATCAGCTGCCACTCGAATGCGAATAA
- a CDS encoding HdeD family acid-resistance protein, giving the protein MNLSKFNLVGYSKSWWLILIAGIVMVLCGFAYWFWPGAGYAIASQIFGWVLILAGVIQLIVAAGPHYPKGWGWWIAGGMIDLFVGFMLVRSIMLSEFVFPYFLALIFIYWGITTIISSVSGHRGKYWWLYLVNGILLLLIGFFFLEAGWVQNMMMVSFLTSLAFIYWGFSLCMLSYDLKPISDGNGDE; this is encoded by the coding sequence ATGAATCTCTCAAAATTTAATTTGGTTGGCTACTCTAAGAGCTGGTGGCTCATACTGATAGCCGGTATCGTGATGGTACTATGCGGGTTTGCTTATTGGTTTTGGCCGGGAGCCGGCTATGCAATAGCGTCACAGATTTTCGGTTGGGTTCTTATCCTTGCCGGTGTAATTCAACTTATCGTAGCTGCAGGGCCTCATTATCCCAAGGGTTGGGGATGGTGGATTGCCGGCGGCATGATTGACTTGTTTGTGGGCTTTATGCTCGTTCGCAGCATCATGTTGTCAGAATTCGTATTCCCGTATTTCCTTGCCTTGATATTCATCTATTGGGGTATTACTACGATTATCAGCTCGGTAAGCGGACACAGGGGTAAATATTGGTGGCTCTATCTTGTCAACGGTATCCTGTTGCTTCTCATCGGATTCTTCTTCCTTGAAGCAGGTTGGGTACAGAACATGATGATGGTTAGCTTCCTCACTTCTCTTGCATTCATTTACTGGGGATTCTCACTGTGTATGTTGTCCTACGATTTGAAGCCAATTTCCGATGGAAACGGTGACGAATAA
- a CDS encoding tRNA1(Val) (adenine(37)-N6)-methyltransferase — protein MANVNREHVFRFKQFEVCNRMSAMKVGTDGVLLGAWCPVAGCRRVLDIGAGTGLISLMVAQREPDAFIDAVEIERDAAAEARDNFDSSPWSDRLRVIEADFNQWAAESDAPYDLIVSNPPYFNSELKAPDASRALARHGEGLTYDSIVKAAASGLLSTEGRLCMISPVERESDIMFSAAMARMSVSRLTRVVTRPSTGRVTRLLWELSLGDAVTVEDVVTVGSPEYNDLVSAFYLDKS, from the coding sequence ATGGCAAATGTGAATAGGGAACATGTGTTTCGCTTCAAGCAGTTTGAGGTGTGCAACCGCATGAGCGCGATGAAGGTGGGAACCGACGGCGTGCTCCTCGGTGCGTGGTGCCCTGTGGCAGGTTGTCGCAGGGTTCTCGACATAGGAGCGGGCACGGGACTTATATCGCTTATGGTCGCTCAACGCGAGCCGGATGCTTTTATCGATGCGGTTGAAATAGAGCGTGATGCCGCGGCCGAGGCTCGCGACAACTTCGATTCATCGCCGTGGAGCGACAGGTTGCGTGTTATTGAGGCCGACTTCAATCAATGGGCGGCCGAAAGTGACGCTCCCTACGACCTTATTGTGAGCAATCCCCCTTATTTTAATTCGGAACTTAAGGCTCCCGATGCGTCACGTGCGCTTGCCCGTCACGGCGAGGGACTTACCTACGACTCTATAGTGAAGGCTGCGGCCTCGGGGCTGCTGTCGACCGAGGGCAGGCTGTGCATGATATCGCCTGTGGAGCGTGAGAGTGACATAATGTTCAGCGCGGCGATGGCGAGAATGTCGGTATCCCGGCTGACCCGCGTAGTTACGCGACCGTCGACCGGGAGGGTCACGCGGTTGCTTTGGGAGCTGTCGCTTGGCGATGCCGTGACAGTCGAGGATGTAGTTACGGTGGGCTCTCCTGAGTACAACGACCTTGTTTCGGCCTTTTATCTTGATAAATCATAA
- a CDS encoding RelA/SpoT family protein, which produces MEEKYFTPEEKKEMLALSRQLLAHTREIQERDDFKRIRHIISDGIKQNHYRRDRYGINPTIHNLNTAMLLCDKISPDRNMIIAILLFNLCKTEFIPTEELVKEWGDDIAKLIRGLLKVSTLYSKQAAVESDNFRKLLLTFAEDIRVIIIMIVDRLALMRTINHHPNEKMVHDVAYESNYLYAPLAHRLGLYAIKSELEDLSLKYTNRKTYTDIAHKLNETKVKRDQYIAEFIKPIREKLDATGLKYEIKGRTKSIYSIWNKLKKQKNDIDHIYDLFAIRIIIDTTTEKEKSDCWLAYSVITDMYQPNPSRMKDWLSIPKSNGYESLHITVYGPGDRWVEVQIRTKRMDLIAEKGLAAHWKYKGIKSEGDLDTWMNNVRDILEAAETGPMELMKNMKMDIYDKEVFVFTPKGDLYKLPLGASLLDFAFHIHSKLGMTCTGGKVNGKNQKLNYKLKSGDTVEILTSTAQAPKLDWLAFVVTSKARNKIRQTVHEMNNRSATLGKELLERRFKNRKIELNESSLMKVIKKLGYKTVTDFYDAIADESLDINNVITEYEGLDKKIPDAAEIRSAEEFQLMTAADDDSTSSDVLVIGDDIKGINYRLSKCCNPIYGDDVFGFISAEGVIKIHRHDCPNATNIREKYPYRLITTRWSGKLGQQFGATLRIVGNDDLGIVTSITSIINKERDTSLRSISIDSNDGIFQGFLVVGVNDTVALNNLIKKLKTVKGVKDVQRSK; this is translated from the coding sequence ATGGAAGAAAAGTACTTTACACCCGAAGAGAAAAAAGAGATGCTCGCCTTGAGCCGGCAGCTGCTGGCCCATACTCGCGAAATTCAGGAGCGTGACGACTTCAAACGCATACGACACATTATTTCCGACGGCATAAAGCAGAACCACTACCGACGCGACCGTTACGGAATAAACCCAACCATACATAACCTGAACACTGCCATGTTGCTGTGTGACAAAATAAGTCCCGACCGCAACATGATAATAGCCATATTGCTGTTCAATCTGTGCAAAACCGAGTTCATCCCCACCGAAGAGCTTGTCAAGGAATGGGGCGACGACATAGCAAAACTAATACGCGGACTGCTGAAAGTGTCGACGCTCTACAGCAAGCAGGCAGCTGTTGAAAGCGACAACTTCCGAAAGCTTCTGCTGACATTTGCCGAAGACATACGCGTCATCATAATAATGATTGTCGACCGACTTGCCCTTATGCGCACAATCAACCACCATCCCAACGAGAAGATGGTGCACGATGTCGCCTACGAGTCCAATTACCTCTATGCGCCTCTCGCCCATCGACTCGGACTCTATGCCATAAAGTCGGAGCTCGAGGATCTGTCGCTGAAATACACCAACCGCAAGACCTACACCGACATTGCCCACAAGCTTAATGAAACGAAGGTCAAGCGCGACCAGTACATAGCCGAATTCATAAAGCCCATCCGAGAAAAGCTCGATGCGACAGGGCTCAAATATGAGATAAAAGGCCGCACAAAGTCGATATATTCGATATGGAACAAGCTCAAAAAGCAGAAGAACGACATCGACCACATATACGACCTATTTGCGATACGCATAATCATCGACACAACGACCGAAAAGGAGAAGAGCGACTGTTGGCTCGCCTACTCGGTAATCACCGACATGTATCAGCCCAATCCGTCACGCATGAAGGACTGGCTGAGCATACCCAAAAGCAACGGCTACGAGTCGCTGCACATAACGGTGTACGGCCCCGGCGACCGCTGGGTGGAAGTGCAGATACGCACAAAGCGCATGGACCTCATAGCCGAAAAGGGACTCGCCGCCCACTGGAAATACAAAGGCATAAAGAGCGAAGGCGACCTCGACACATGGATGAACAACGTGCGTGACATCCTTGAAGCCGCCGAAACAGGCCCCATGGAGCTGATGAAAAACATGAAGATGGACATCTACGACAAGGAGGTGTTCGTGTTCACGCCCAAAGGCGATCTCTACAAGCTGCCGTTGGGAGCGTCACTTCTCGACTTCGCATTTCACATCCACTCAAAGCTCGGAATGACATGTACCGGAGGCAAAGTCAACGGTAAGAACCAGAAGCTCAACTACAAGCTTAAGAGCGGCGACACAGTAGAGATACTCACCTCAACGGCACAGGCGCCCAAGCTCGACTGGCTCGCATTTGTCGTCACCTCAAAGGCTCGTAACAAGATACGCCAGACGGTTCATGAAATGAACAACCGCTCGGCCACACTCGGCAAGGAGCTGCTCGAACGTCGCTTCAAAAACCGCAAGATAGAGCTTAACGAGTCGAGCCTGATGAAGGTCATAAAGAAGCTCGGCTACAAGACCGTAACCGACTTCTATGACGCGATCGCCGATGAGAGCCTCGACATAAACAATGTGATAACCGAGTACGAGGGTCTTGACAAGAAGATTCCCGATGCGGCCGAAATCCGCTCAGCCGAGGAGTTCCAGCTCATGACTGCGGCCGACGATGATTCAACATCATCCGATGTGCTCGTTATCGGCGACGACATAAAGGGCATCAACTACCGTCTGTCAAAGTGCTGCAACCCGATATACGGTGACGATGTGTTCGGATTCATATCGGCTGAAGGAGTCATCAAAATACATCGTCATGACTGCCCCAATGCGACAAACATACGCGAGAAATATCCCTACCGACTCATCACCACAAGATGGTCGGGCAAACTCGGACAGCAGTTCGGCGCAACGTTACGCATTGTCGGGAACGACGACCTCGGCATTG